A DNA window from Pseudarthrobacter sp. W1I19 contains the following coding sequences:
- the kynU gene encoding kynureninase: protein MSIQQQPVAGNAESADASLKQRAAGLDRQDPLAHYRNLFIGTDTPLSYLDGNSLGRPLKRTVEDIGAFIRDGWGGRLIRGWDEEWLELPQAIGDQLGRAVLGAAPGQTIIADSTTVVLYKLIRAALAAVSDPDRNELVLDTENFPTDRYLVEGIALEEGLTLRWIETDPAAGVTADQVRQAAGPRTAVVLLSHIAYRSGHLADLPAITQAVHDAGALVVWDLCHSAGSVELDLDGAGVDFAAGCTYKYLNGGPGSPAFAYVNQRHLASLNQPIWGWMGRKDAFEMAAGYEPAPGIRGFLSGTPAIFGMLAMRGTLDLIEEASMAAIREKSVQLTTFAIEVFDALLAPLGVELATPRGTGERGSHITLDHPAFSKETVAALWDDDVIPDFRAPHGIRVGLSPLSTSFEEVLHGIAAIRDRLLR, encoded by the coding sequence ATGAGCATCCAGCAGCAGCCCGTGGCAGGAAACGCAGAAAGCGCGGACGCATCCCTGAAGCAGCGCGCTGCCGGGCTGGACCGGCAGGACCCGCTGGCGCACTACAGGAACCTCTTCATCGGCACTGACACCCCGTTGTCCTACCTGGACGGGAACTCGCTGGGCCGGCCGCTGAAGCGGACGGTCGAGGACATCGGCGCTTTCATCCGGGACGGCTGGGGCGGCCGCTTGATCCGCGGCTGGGACGAGGAATGGCTGGAGCTGCCGCAGGCCATCGGCGACCAGCTGGGCCGGGCAGTGCTCGGCGCGGCTCCCGGGCAGACCATCATCGCCGATTCCACCACCGTGGTCCTGTACAAACTCATCCGCGCAGCCCTCGCCGCCGTTTCCGACCCGGACCGGAACGAGCTGGTACTGGACACCGAAAACTTCCCCACTGACCGCTACCTTGTCGAGGGCATCGCCCTCGAGGAAGGCCTGACGCTCCGCTGGATCGAAACCGATCCTGCCGCCGGGGTGACCGCTGACCAGGTGCGCCAGGCGGCGGGGCCGCGCACCGCCGTCGTACTTTTGAGCCACATCGCCTACCGTTCCGGCCATTTGGCAGACCTGCCGGCCATCACCCAAGCAGTGCACGACGCCGGTGCGCTCGTTGTGTGGGACCTGTGCCATTCCGCGGGGTCGGTGGAGCTGGACCTGGACGGTGCCGGCGTGGACTTTGCTGCCGGCTGCACGTACAAGTACCTCAACGGCGGGCCGGGGTCGCCCGCGTTCGCCTACGTCAACCAGCGCCACCTTGCCTCGCTCAACCAGCCCATTTGGGGGTGGATGGGGCGCAAGGATGCGTTCGAGATGGCGGCCGGGTATGAGCCTGCCCCCGGCATCCGCGGGTTCCTCAGCGGGACGCCCGCAATTTTCGGGATGCTCGCCATGCGCGGCACGCTGGACCTCATCGAAGAGGCAAGCATGGCTGCCATTCGGGAGAAGTCCGTACAGTTGACCACCTTCGCCATCGAGGTCTTCGATGCCTTGCTGGCCCCGTTGGGTGTGGAGCTTGCCACGCCGCGGGGAACGGGGGAGCGGGGCAGCCACATCACCCTGGACCATCCCGCCTTCAGCAAGGAGACGGTGGCGGCGCTGTGGGATGACGACGTGATCCCCGACTTCCGCGCCCCGCACGGCATCCGCGTGGGGCTGTCGCCGCTGAGCACCAGCTTCGAGGAAGTCCTGCACGGGATTGCGGCGATCCGCGACCGGCTGCTGCGCTGA
- the trxA gene encoding thioredoxin, translated as MDASLIKCPHCGKTNRVPANAAGRPRCGNCHGGLPWIVDAGDADFGTVAEQSPVPVLVDFWADWCGPCRMVSPVLDKLAREREGAVKLVKVDVDKSPGLSRRFDVQAIPTLMVIVDGKVAARQAGAAPAEVLRTWLDGALAGTRR; from the coding sequence ATGGACGCATCCCTCATCAAGTGTCCCCACTGCGGTAAAACCAACCGGGTCCCGGCCAATGCGGCGGGGCGGCCACGCTGCGGCAATTGCCACGGCGGATTGCCCTGGATCGTAGACGCCGGCGACGCCGATTTCGGCACGGTGGCCGAACAATCGCCCGTTCCGGTGCTGGTGGATTTCTGGGCTGACTGGTGCGGGCCGTGCCGCATGGTGAGCCCGGTCCTGGACAAGCTGGCCCGCGAGCGCGAGGGGGCCGTCAAGCTGGTCAAGGTCGATGTGGACAAGAGTCCGGGCCTGTCCCGGCGGTTCGACGTGCAGGCCATCCCCACGCTGATGGTGATCGTTGACGGAAAGGTGGCCGCCCGGCAGGCGGGAGCGGCACCGGCGGAAGTGCTCCGCACCTGGCTGGATGGTGCGCTGGCTGGAACGCGGCGCTAA
- the truB gene encoding tRNA pseudouridine(55) synthase TruB, whose translation MLSGLVIVDKPQGWTSHDVVGRMRRIAGTRKVGHAGTLDPMATGVLVVGINKATRLLTYIVGTSKTYTATIRLGQSTVTDDAEGEVTATASTAEVAEQAIHDGVAALTGQIQQVPSSVSAIKVNGERAYARVRSGEEVKLASRPVIIHRFEVHSISRDAAADVVDLDVTVECSSGTYIRALARDLGNALGVGGHLTALRRTHVGPYSLEQARTLEELAEELNVLDMADAARALMPNRELSPEETTEISFGRRIAAGAAPGSSAAATAEHPAAAFAPDGSLVALLADAGSFAKPVLVFAPGTGGPSNGPGNSDRPGTTDGPGNSDGPGTGTSGAA comes from the coding sequence GTGCTTTCTGGACTGGTGATAGTGGACAAACCGCAGGGATGGACCAGCCATGATGTGGTTGGCCGGATGCGGCGCATCGCCGGTACCCGGAAAGTAGGGCACGCCGGCACCCTCGATCCCATGGCCACGGGCGTCCTGGTGGTGGGCATCAACAAAGCCACCCGCCTGCTCACCTACATTGTTGGCACCTCCAAGACGTACACCGCCACCATCCGCCTTGGACAGTCCACCGTGACGGACGACGCCGAAGGTGAAGTGACTGCCACGGCTTCCACTGCGGAGGTGGCTGAGCAGGCAATTCACGACGGCGTTGCCGCCCTTACCGGTCAGATCCAGCAGGTGCCGAGCAGCGTCAGCGCCATCAAGGTCAACGGCGAACGTGCCTATGCCCGCGTCCGCTCCGGGGAAGAGGTCAAGCTCGCGTCACGCCCGGTCATCATCCACCGGTTCGAAGTGCACAGCATCAGCAGGGACGCTGCGGCGGACGTGGTGGATCTGGACGTCACCGTTGAATGCTCGTCGGGGACCTATATCCGTGCGCTGGCCCGCGACCTCGGCAACGCACTGGGCGTCGGGGGACACCTCACAGCCCTGCGGCGCACGCACGTGGGGCCTTACTCCCTGGAGCAGGCGCGCACCCTCGAAGAGCTTGCCGAAGAGCTCAACGTCCTCGACATGGCCGACGCCGCCCGGGCGCTGATGCCCAACCGCGAACTCAGCCCCGAGGAAACCACGGAGATCTCCTTCGGCCGGCGGATCGCTGCCGGCGCCGCCCCCGGCAGTTCAGCCGCAGCCACTGCCGAACATCCCGCCGCCGCCTTCGCCCCGGACGGAAGCCTGGTGGCACTGCTGGCCGACGCCGGCAGCTTCGCTAAACCCGTGTTGGTGTTCGCGCCCGGGACCGGCGGACCCTCAAACGGGCCGGGCAACTCCGACAGGCCGGGCACCACCGACGGGCCGGGCAACTCCGACGGGCCGGGCACCGGCACTTCCGGGGCGGCCTGA
- a CDS encoding pyridoxal phosphate-dependent aminotransferase: protein MPELAAHVRDVPVNQIREITEAAWRTPGALVLSIGEPGFPLPRHILDAGIACLDRDETNYTPNAGIPALREAFAARFRERMGTGHNNSIGADRVYVVAGAQQGLHLAMSLLLSPGDEILIPNPGYPTFAMTSRLLNAVPVGYPLYPEHGFQPRTEDIEALITDRTRVLVLNSPSNPLGAVLGEDLTRELVELARRHDLWVISDECYEAFTYDVPHVSPARFDGGLSGDARVFTSLTLSKTYGLTGLRIGALVCPPGLEQKMNNVMESIVSCVASPSQYAAVAALTGPHDYVRHAHEHYRANRDAASAVLDAKGIPYLKADGAFYLWADVSHVSGGDVRAWVRRFLAESGVALAPGTAFGSIGEGWVRIALCGKREELLEGVSRLPERV, encoded by the coding sequence ATGCCTGAGCTTGCCGCCCATGTCCGCGACGTGCCCGTCAACCAGATCCGCGAGATCACTGAGGCTGCGTGGCGCACCCCCGGCGCCCTGGTCCTCAGCATTGGCGAGCCCGGGTTCCCGCTCCCCCGCCACATCCTCGACGCCGGCATCGCCTGCCTGGACCGGGACGAAACCAACTACACGCCCAATGCGGGCATTCCGGCGTTGCGCGAGGCGTTTGCGGCGCGCTTCCGGGAACGCATGGGCACCGGCCACAACAACAGCATCGGTGCCGACCGGGTGTACGTGGTGGCGGGCGCGCAGCAGGGTCTGCACCTTGCCATGAGCCTGCTGCTCTCCCCCGGCGACGAGATCCTGATACCCAACCCGGGCTACCCCACGTTTGCCATGACCAGCCGGCTCCTGAACGCCGTCCCGGTGGGCTACCCGCTCTACCCGGAGCACGGATTCCAACCCAGGACCGAAGATATCGAGGCGCTCATCACGGACCGGACCCGGGTGTTGGTCCTGAATTCCCCGTCCAATCCGCTGGGCGCGGTCCTCGGGGAAGACCTTACGAGGGAACTTGTTGAGCTGGCGCGGCGCCACGATCTGTGGGTGATCTCGGACGAGTGCTACGAGGCGTTCACCTACGACGTGCCGCACGTGAGTCCGGCAAGGTTCGACGGCGGACTGTCGGGCGACGCGCGTGTCTTCACGTCCCTGACGCTGTCCAAGACGTACGGCCTCACGGGGCTTCGGATCGGCGCCCTGGTCTGCCCGCCAGGGCTGGAGCAGAAGATGAACAACGTGATGGAGTCGATCGTCTCGTGCGTGGCATCGCCGTCACAGTACGCAGCAGTCGCAGCCCTTACCGGACCCCACGATTACGTCCGGCACGCGCACGAACACTACCGGGCCAACCGGGACGCCGCGTCTGCCGTGCTGGATGCCAAGGGCATTCCCTATTTGAAGGCCGACGGCGCGTTCTACCTCTGGGCGGACGTCTCGCATGTGAGCGGCGGCGACGTCCGGGCATGGGTCCGGCGCTTCCTTGCCGAGTCCGGCGTTGCCCTCGCGCCCGGGACGGCTTTTGGTTCCATTGGCGAGGGTTGGGTGCGGATTGCGTTGTGCGGCAAGCGGGAGGAACTGCTGGAGGGCGTGTCCAGGCTTCCCGAACGGGTATGA
- a CDS encoding polyribonucleotide nucleotidyltransferase has protein sequence MEGPEIQFSEAVIDNGRFGKRVIRFETGRLAMQAAGAAMVYIDDDTALLSATTAGKHPREGFDFFPLTVDVEERMYAAGRIPGSFFRREGRPSTEAILACRLMDRPLRPAFVKGLRNEVQIVVTVLAINPDELYDVVAINASSMSTQLSGLPFSGPIGGVRVALVADENGSQWVAFPKHSQLENSVFNMVVAGRVAGDDVAIMMVEAEATDNSWNLIKEQGATAPTEEVVSEGLEAAKPFIKALCDAQADLAARAAKPTVEFPVFLDYEDDVYAAVEAAAADKLAAIFQIADKTERNDASDALKDEVTASLSAQFDGREKELSAAFRSVTKQVVRQRILKDQIRIDGRGLTDIRQLTAEVEVLPRVHGSAIFERGETQIMGVTTLNMLKMEQQIDSLSPVKTKRYMHNYNFPPYSTGETGRVGSPKRREIGHGALAERALVPVLPSREEFPYAIRQVSEALSSNGSTSMGSVCASTLSMLNAGVPLKAAVAGIAMGLVSDQVDGQTRYAALTDILGAEDAFGDMDFKVAGTSEFVTAIQLDTKLDGIPASVLAAALKQAREARLHILEVINSAIDTPDELSEFAPRVIAVKIPVDKIGEVIGPKGKMINQIQEDTGADISIEDDGTVYIGATNGPSAEAARSAINAIANPQVPEIGERYLGTVVKTTTFGAFVSLTPGKDGLLHISELRKLANGKRVDNVDDVVSVGQKVQVEITKIDDRGKLSLAPVVAEEEGAEVETERAHTTEPAEGADV, from the coding sequence TTGGAGGGTCCCGAAATCCAGTTCTCGGAAGCAGTCATTGACAATGGCCGTTTCGGCAAGCGCGTAATCCGCTTCGAAACCGGCCGCCTTGCCATGCAGGCAGCCGGCGCAGCCATGGTGTACATCGACGATGACACCGCACTGCTGTCCGCAACTACTGCCGGCAAGCACCCGCGTGAAGGCTTTGACTTCTTCCCGCTGACGGTCGACGTCGAAGAGCGCATGTACGCTGCCGGCCGCATCCCGGGCTCGTTCTTCCGCCGTGAAGGACGCCCGTCCACCGAAGCCATCCTGGCCTGCCGCCTGATGGACCGCCCGCTGCGCCCCGCCTTCGTCAAGGGCCTGCGCAACGAGGTCCAGATCGTAGTGACCGTCCTGGCCATCAACCCGGACGAGCTCTACGACGTGGTGGCCATCAACGCTTCCTCGATGTCCACCCAGCTTTCCGGCCTGCCGTTCTCCGGCCCCATCGGCGGCGTCCGCGTTGCCCTGGTCGCCGACGAAAACGGATCACAGTGGGTTGCTTTCCCCAAGCACTCCCAGCTGGAAAACTCCGTCTTCAACATGGTGGTAGCCGGCCGCGTTGCAGGTGACGACGTCGCCATCATGATGGTTGAAGCCGAAGCAACCGACAACTCCTGGAACCTCATCAAGGAACAGGGCGCCACCGCCCCCACCGAAGAGGTTGTTTCCGAGGGCCTCGAGGCTGCCAAGCCGTTCATCAAGGCACTCTGCGACGCCCAGGCGGACCTGGCTGCCCGCGCAGCCAAGCCCACCGTTGAGTTCCCGGTCTTCCTGGACTACGAGGACGACGTTTACGCCGCTGTTGAAGCCGCTGCCGCCGACAAGCTGGCTGCAATCTTCCAGATCGCGGACAAGACGGAGCGCAACGACGCTTCGGACGCGCTGAAGGACGAAGTTACCGCTTCCCTGAGCGCCCAGTTCGATGGCCGGGAGAAGGAGCTGTCCGCAGCATTCCGCTCGGTCACCAAGCAGGTTGTGCGCCAGCGCATCCTCAAGGACCAGATCCGCATTGACGGCCGTGGCCTGACGGACATCCGCCAGCTCACCGCCGAGGTCGAGGTTCTGCCCCGCGTTCACGGTTCAGCCATCTTCGAGCGCGGCGAAACCCAGATCATGGGTGTCACCACACTGAACATGCTCAAGATGGAACAGCAGATCGACTCGCTGTCGCCGGTGAAGACCAAGCGGTACATGCACAACTACAACTTCCCGCCGTACTCCACCGGTGAGACCGGCCGCGTGGGCTCGCCCAAGCGCCGCGAAATCGGCCATGGGGCCCTGGCTGAGCGAGCACTCGTGCCGGTCCTGCCGTCCCGTGAAGAATTCCCGTACGCCATCCGCCAGGTTTCTGAGGCTCTCAGCTCCAACGGTTCGACGTCGATGGGTTCCGTCTGCGCCTCCACCCTGTCGATGCTGAACGCCGGTGTGCCCCTGAAGGCCGCCGTCGCCGGTATCGCCATGGGCCTGGTCTCCGACCAGGTGGACGGCCAGACCCGCTACGCAGCCCTGACCGACATCCTTGGCGCTGAAGATGCCTTCGGCGACATGGACTTCAAGGTTGCCGGTACCTCGGAGTTCGTCACGGCCATTCAGCTGGACACCAAGCTCGACGGTATTCCCGCCTCAGTGCTGGCAGCGGCCCTGAAGCAGGCCCGCGAAGCCCGCTTGCACATCCTCGAGGTCATCAACTCGGCCATTGACACCCCGGACGAGCTCTCCGAGTTCGCACCGCGCGTCATCGCCGTGAAGATCCCCGTGGACAAGATCGGCGAGGTCATCGGCCCCAAGGGCAAGATGATCAACCAGATCCAGGAAGACACCGGCGCCGACATCTCCATCGAGGACGACGGCACCGTCTACATTGGCGCTACCAACGGCCCGTCTGCAGAAGCAGCACGCTCCGCCATCAACGCCATCGCGAACCCGCAGGTCCCGGAAATCGGCGAGCGTTACCTGGGAACGGTCGTCAAGACCACCACCTTCGGTGCCTTCGTGTCGCTGACCCCGGGCAAGGACGGCCTCCTGCACATCTCCGAGCTGCGCAAGCTGGCCAACGGCAAGCGCGTGGACAACGTCGACGACGTTGTCTCGGTGGGCCAGAAGGTCCAGGTGGAGATCACCAAGATCGACGACCGCGGAAAGCTCTCGCTGGCCCCGGTGGTTGCCGAGGAAGAAGGCGCCGAGGTGGAGACCGAGCGCGCCCACACCACCGAACCTGCTGAAGGCGCTGACGTCTAA
- a CDS encoding bifunctional riboflavin kinase/FAD synthetase, whose protein sequence is MVYIWNDPSEVPADFGPSVVTFGNFDGVHRGHQQVLSELIRTARLTRSKSVAVTFDPHPALIHRPESAPELIMGLEDKLEALGELGLDAILVMKYSLDLASLTAEEFVEQFLVDCLHASHVVIGHDARFGRGNSGDLDTMKALGGKFGFDVQVISEFGSEGYPLHNDDGTDRRCSSTWVREALQEGDVATAAAVLGRSHRMRGEVVHGAARGRALGFPTANLSSNASGLIPADGIYAGWLVDQAGTRWPAAISVGSNPTFDGVSRQVEAHVIDRPHEAVEDFDLYGQTVVVEFVARLRGMVAYRGPEALVDQMRLDVVQAHDLLARR, encoded by the coding sequence ATGGTCTACATCTGGAACGATCCGTCCGAGGTCCCGGCGGACTTCGGCCCATCTGTTGTCACCTTCGGCAACTTCGACGGCGTCCACCGCGGCCACCAGCAGGTGCTGTCCGAACTGATCCGGACCGCCAGGCTCACCCGGTCCAAATCCGTGGCAGTCACCTTTGATCCCCACCCGGCCCTCATCCACCGCCCTGAGTCCGCGCCTGAACTGATCATGGGCCTTGAGGACAAGCTTGAGGCGCTGGGGGAGCTGGGTTTGGACGCCATCCTGGTGATGAAGTACTCGCTGGACCTCGCCAGCCTCACTGCCGAAGAGTTCGTTGAGCAGTTCCTGGTGGACTGCCTGCACGCCAGCCACGTGGTGATCGGCCATGACGCCCGGTTCGGCCGCGGCAATTCCGGTGACCTGGACACCATGAAGGCCCTGGGCGGGAAGTTCGGCTTCGACGTCCAGGTGATCAGCGAGTTCGGCTCAGAGGGCTACCCCCTGCATAACGACGACGGCACTGACCGCCGCTGCTCCTCCACCTGGGTACGCGAAGCCCTTCAGGAAGGGGACGTGGCCACCGCGGCCGCGGTGCTGGGCCGTTCCCACCGGATGCGCGGCGAAGTGGTCCACGGTGCTGCCCGCGGCCGCGCCCTCGGATTTCCCACCGCCAACCTCTCCTCCAATGCCAGCGGACTCATCCCCGCCGACGGCATCTACGCCGGCTGGCTGGTGGACCAGGCCGGGACACGGTGGCCCGCTGCCATCTCCGTGGGATCCAATCCCACGTTCGACGGCGTGAGCCGGCAGGTGGAAGCACACGTGATCGACCGCCCGCATGAAGCGGTGGAAGACTTCGATCTGTACGGCCAGACAGTAGTTGTTGAATTTGTGGCCCGGCTCCGGGGCATGGTGGCTTATCGTGGGCCTGAGGCGCTGGTGGACCAGATGCGCCTGGACGTGGTCCAGGCCCACGACCTCCTGGCCAGGCGCTGA
- a CDS encoding pitrilysin family protein has product MTVVPLPLEQNHRGDTLVHGSDGGSEVRRSVLPGGVRVLTEAMPGQRSATIGFWVGVGSRDEAPGQHGSTHFLEHLLFKGTKRRTALEIASAFDEVGGESNAATAKESTCYFARVLDSDLPMAIDVIADMITGAVLDPAEMEQERDVILEEIAMDSDDPTDVAHEHFVSAVLGNHPLGRPIGGTPDAIKAVARDSVWEHYQRYYRPDELVITAAGGLEHDVVCNLVVDALESAGWSLKADAAPVDRRSTDRALITGTAGLHVVKRAVEQANIIMGCPTIVATDERRYVMSVLNAVLGGGMSSRLFQEIREKRGLVYSTYSFASSYADAGYFGMYAGCTPSKVRQVLDLLAIELEKLAEHGISDDELRKAVGQLGGGIVLALEDTGSRMSRLGRAELVSGEYQDIDETLRLIKAVTAEQVQDLAAELAAAPRTVTVVGPFEETETFGL; this is encoded by the coding sequence ATGACTGTTGTACCCCTGCCGCTTGAGCAGAACCACCGCGGCGACACCCTGGTCCACGGTTCCGACGGCGGCTCCGAGGTCCGGCGTTCCGTGCTGCCCGGGGGAGTGCGGGTCCTGACGGAGGCTATGCCGGGGCAGCGGTCTGCGACCATCGGTTTCTGGGTTGGTGTGGGTTCCCGGGACGAGGCTCCCGGACAGCACGGATCCACGCATTTCCTGGAGCATCTCCTGTTCAAAGGGACAAAGCGCCGGACTGCCCTTGAAATCGCTTCCGCCTTTGACGAGGTAGGCGGTGAATCGAACGCAGCAACTGCCAAGGAAAGCACCTGCTACTTCGCCCGCGTGCTGGACTCCGACCTGCCCATGGCCATCGACGTCATTGCGGACATGATCACCGGGGCGGTGCTGGACCCTGCGGAGATGGAGCAGGAACGGGACGTCATCCTTGAGGAAATCGCGATGGACAGCGACGACCCCACCGACGTCGCACACGAACACTTTGTCTCAGCCGTACTCGGCAACCACCCCCTGGGCCGGCCCATCGGCGGCACGCCCGATGCCATTAAGGCTGTGGCCCGCGACTCCGTGTGGGAACACTATCAGCGGTATTACCGGCCCGATGAACTGGTGATCACCGCTGCCGGGGGCCTGGAGCACGACGTCGTCTGCAACCTTGTGGTAGATGCCCTCGAGTCTGCGGGATGGTCACTGAAGGCAGACGCCGCGCCCGTCGACCGTCGTTCCACGGACCGGGCCCTGATCACCGGGACCGCAGGTCTCCACGTGGTCAAGCGGGCGGTGGAGCAGGCGAACATCATCATGGGCTGCCCCACCATCGTTGCCACCGACGAACGCCGCTATGTCATGAGCGTCCTGAACGCCGTACTGGGTGGAGGCATGTCCTCGCGCCTGTTCCAGGAGATCCGAGAGAAGCGCGGCCTCGTTTACTCCACGTATTCCTTCGCGTCCTCCTACGCCGATGCCGGGTACTTCGGCATGTACGCCGGATGCACCCCCTCGAAAGTGCGCCAGGTCCTGGACCTGCTGGCCATCGAGTTGGAGAAGCTTGCCGAGCATGGAATTTCCGACGACGAGCTCCGCAAGGCCGTAGGCCAGCTCGGTGGCGGCATCGTGCTGGCCCTCGAGGACACGGGCTCGCGGATGTCCCGGCTGGGCCGGGCCGAACTCGTCTCTGGTGAGTACCAGGACATCGACGAAACGCTGCGGCTCATCAAGGCTGTGACGGCCGAGCAGGTCCAGGACCTTGCGGCGGAGCTGGCTGCGGCACCCCGGACTGTGACTGTTGTGGGACCCTTTGAAGAGACCGAGACTTTCGGGCTCTAA
- the kynA gene encoding tryptophan 2,3-dioxygenase, translated as MSVEKNTRKLDEGIVRDFSSRMSYASYLQLPTLLSAQHPVSRPEHHDELLFIIQHQTTELWLKLVLHELRSTAAWLRADDLGSALKGIARVKHIQKTLTEQWSVLATLTPTEYSQFRGFLGHASGFQSSQYRAVEFILGNKNGKMLSVFESDPDAYAMLEQLLNAPSIYDEFLAYLARQGFDVPGSVLKRDVTQAHEFTPELVPLFKHIYENAADNWAAYEACEELVDLEDNFQLWRFRHLRTVQRTIGMKSGTGGSSGAAFLQKALELTFFPELFAVRTEIGQ; from the coding sequence GTGTCCGTTGAGAAGAACACCAGGAAACTGGACGAAGGTATTGTCCGCGATTTCAGCTCGAGGATGAGCTACGCCTCCTACCTGCAGCTGCCAACCCTGCTCAGCGCGCAACACCCGGTCAGCCGGCCGGAACACCATGACGAATTGCTGTTCATCATCCAGCACCAGACCACCGAGCTGTGGCTGAAGCTGGTACTGCATGAGCTGCGCAGCACCGCGGCGTGGCTCCGGGCCGACGACCTTGGTTCGGCGCTCAAGGGCATCGCCCGGGTCAAGCACATCCAGAAAACCCTCACCGAACAGTGGTCCGTGCTGGCAACATTGACGCCAACCGAGTATTCGCAGTTCCGCGGTTTCCTGGGCCATGCCTCGGGATTCCAGTCCAGCCAGTACCGCGCCGTGGAGTTCATCCTCGGCAACAAGAACGGCAAGATGCTGTCGGTCTTCGAATCCGATCCCGACGCCTACGCCATGCTGGAGCAATTGCTCAATGCGCCCAGCATCTACGACGAATTCCTGGCCTACCTGGCGCGGCAGGGCTTTGATGTTCCCGGGTCCGTGCTGAAACGGGACGTCACCCAGGCCCACGAATTCACTCCTGAACTCGTTCCGCTGTTCAAGCACATTTACGAAAACGCTGCCGACAACTGGGCTGCCTACGAGGCCTGCGAGGAACTGGTGGACCTGGAGGACAACTTCCAGTTGTGGCGGTTCCGGCACCTGCGCACTGTGCAGCGGACCATCGGCATGAAGTCGGGGACGGGCGGGTCCAGCGGTGCCGCATTCCTGCAGAAGGCACTGGAACTGACGTTTTTCCCGGAATTATTCGCGGTCAGGACGGAGATCGGTCAATGA
- a CDS encoding nucleoside deaminase, with product MNQADQGAANHYLERAVALATRNVADGGGPFGALVVTKDGQVHEGVNRVTRDNDPTAHAEVVAIRTAAAAIRNFDLRGAVLYTSCEPCPLCLASALWARIDRVYFAADRYGAASAGFDDAIFYDYFSGARPELLPVSRGDVPASDAPFLAWGAHKSRKDY from the coding sequence ATGAACCAAGCGGACCAGGGCGCTGCAAACCATTACCTCGAAAGGGCCGTGGCCCTTGCCACCCGAAACGTTGCCGACGGCGGCGGTCCCTTCGGGGCCCTGGTGGTGACCAAGGACGGGCAAGTGCACGAGGGCGTCAACCGGGTCACCCGCGACAACGATCCCACCGCCCACGCCGAAGTGGTGGCCATTCGCACGGCAGCTGCCGCCATTCGGAACTTTGACCTGCGCGGGGCAGTCCTCTACACCAGCTGCGAGCCGTGTCCGCTGTGCCTGGCGTCGGCTCTCTGGGCAAGGATTGACCGTGTCTACTTCGCGGCGGACCGCTATGGCGCCGCGTCCGCCGGCTTTGATGATGCCATCTTCTACGACTACTTCTCCGGTGCACGTCCCGAACTGCTGCCGGTCAGCAGGGGCGATGTGCCGGCGTCGGACGCCCCGTTCCTTGCTTGGGGCGCGCACAAAAGCAGGAAGGACTACTAG
- the rpsO gene encoding 30S ribosomal protein S15, whose amino-acid sequence MALDAAVKQSIIKEYATVEGDTGSPEVQVAVLTQRIKDLTEHMKEHKHDYHTQRGLLAMVGRRKRMLSYLKKTDIARYRSLIERLGLRR is encoded by the coding sequence GTGGCACTTGACGCCGCTGTAAAGCAGTCCATCATCAAGGAATACGCAACCGTAGAAGGCGACACCGGTTCACCGGAGGTCCAGGTTGCAGTCCTGACCCAGCGGATCAAGGATCTGACTGAGCACATGAAGGAGCACAAGCACGATTACCACACCCAGCGCGGTCTGCTGGCCATGGTTGGTCGTCGCAAGCGCATGCTGAGCTACCTCAAGAAGACCGACATCGCCCGCTACCGTTCGCTCATCGAGCGCCTCGGCCTGCGCCGCTAG